The nucleotide sequence CGTCCGGTACCTCGCACCCGTCGAAGACCAGCTCGGCCGTGGGCGAAGCGTGCAGCCCCATCTTCTCCTCCAGGCGGCTCACCCCGAAGCCGGGCGTGCCCTTCTCGACGACGAACGCTACGATGCCCTTGTGTCCCCGGGCCGGGTCGACCGTGGCGAAGGTGGTCAGGACATCCGCCACGCTGCCGTTGGTGATGAACCGCTTGGTCCCCTCCAGCACCCAGCGGTCCCCGCGCCGCTCGGCCCGGGTGCGCAGGCTCGCCGGGTCCGAGCCGGCCTCGGGCTCGGTCAGCGCAAACGCCACCAGCTTCTGCCCTGAGGCGATCGGCGGCAGCCAGCGCTGCTTCTGCTCTTCCGAGCCGCCCAGGACGATGGGCAGCGCCCCGAGCTCCTGCACCGCCAGGATGAGCGCCGCCGTGGCGTCCACCCGGGCGAGCTCCTCGATGACGACGACGAGCGTCAGGAGGTCGGTGCCCGCCCCGCCGTACGCCTCGGGCACGACGAGGCTGAAGAGACCCTGTTCCCGGAAGAGCTCGACGATGTCCCACGGAAATTCTCCGGTGCGGTCGTACTCTGCCGCTCGCGGCGCGATCTTCTCCTCCGCCAGCTCCCGCGCCAGCTTGCGAAACGACTCCTGCTCCTCCGTCAGGCGCCAGCCTTCCATCACCTGGGCCACGTTGGCCGCCCCCCTCGCCCCCGGGGTTGGGAGAGCGCCCGCCTCGAAACGCCTCAGGCCGTCTCGCGGTTCCGGCTCGGGCGCAGGCCCATTTCCCGGGAAATGACCTCGCGCAGCATTTCGTCGGTGCCGCCGCCGATGCGGTAAAGCCGGAGATCTCGCCAGATCCGCTGCACGTCGTACTCCATCGTGTAGCCGTAGCCGCCGTGCATCTGCAGTGCCTCGTCGGCCACCTCGAACGCCGTCCGGGTGGCGACGAGCTTCGCCATCATGATCTCCTTGACCGCACGCCGGCCCTGCTCCACTCGCCACGCCGCCGCGTACACCAGCTGCCGGGCCGCCTCCAGCGCCGCCGCCATCTCCGCGATCCGGTGCTGCAGCGCCTGGAAGCGCCCGATGGGCTGGCCGAAGGCGTGGCGCGTCCTGACGTACTCGAGCGTTTGGTCCAGCGCCTCCTGGCCCATGGCCACGGCCGCCGCCGCGATGGCGAGCCGCTCTCCCTCCAGCTCCCACATGAGGTGATAGAAGCCCCGGTGGAGTTCGCCCAGGAGGTGGCCGTCCGGCACGAAGCACTGGTCGAAGAGCAGTTCGCCGGTGTCCGACGACCACATGCCGACCTTGTCGAGGGTGCGCACGGTACGGAAGCCCGGCATGCCCCGTTCCACCAGGAAAAGGCTGATGCCCGAGCGCCCCGCGGGCGGGTCGGTCTTGGCGGCCACCACCAACAGGTCGGCGATGGCACCGTTGGTAATGAACGTCTTGCTCCCGTCCAGCACCCAGCCTCCCTCGACCCGGCGCGCCACCGTGCGGATGCCGGCGAGGTCCGATCCGGCCCACGGTTCCGTCATGGCGATGGCCAGCACCTTCTTCCCGGTCAGCGCCGCCGGCAGGTAGCGCCGGTGCTGCTCGGGCGTCCCGAAGCGCACGAGCACCGGTAGCGCCATGTCCGTGTGAACCATGACCCCCATCGGAAGCCCGCCCATGCCGCACCGGTGCAGCTCCTCGATGAAGACGATCTCCGAGAACCAGTCGAGCCCCGCCCCGCCCAGGATCTCCGGTACCCGCAGCCCCAACAGCCCGTACTCGCCCAGGGTGCGGAAGACGTCGGGAGGAAAGCCCCCCGCCTTCTCCCACTGCTGGGCGTGGGGCTTGAGGTGGCGCTCCACCACCTCGCGCACCGTCTCTCGCAACGCCCGGTGCTCCGGCCGGAAGTACGGCCCGAAGCGCTCCTCGAGGCCCGGCGCGTACTCCGCTCCGGCCTCCTGCGCCGCCAGTGCCATCTCGTACGCCCCCCGTGCGCTGACGCCCCGGCGCTCGAATCCTAGCGGCCCCGGAAGGACGGCGGGCGCTTTTCGAGGAAAGCCCGCACCCC is from Limnochorda sp. L945t and encodes:
- a CDS encoding acyl-CoA dehydrogenase family protein is translated as MAQVMEGWRLTEEQESFRKLARELAEEKIAPRAAEYDRTGEFPWDIVELFREQGLFSLVVPEAYGGAGTDLLTLVVVIEELARVDATAALILAVQELGALPIVLGGSEEQKQRWLPPIASGQKLVAFALTEPEAGSDPASLRTRAERRGDRWVLEGTKRFITNGSVADVLTTFATVDPARGHKGIVAFVVEKGTPGFGVSRLEEKMGLHASPTAELVFDGCEVPDDHRLGEVGEGFKIAMMTFDRSRPGVAAQALGIAQGAFDYAVAYMKERRQFGRLLAEFQGLQFMVAEMATQIEAARQLLYYASRLIHDHGYGRLPAEVNRYAAMAKMFCSDTAMRVTTDAVQLLGGYGYVKDHPVERMMRDAKITQIYEGTNEIQKVIIARSYFS
- a CDS encoding acyl-CoA dehydrogenase family protein — translated: MALAAQEAGAEYAPGLEERFGPYFRPEHRALRETVREVVERHLKPHAQQWEKAGGFPPDVFRTLGEYGLLGLRVPEILGGAGLDWFSEIVFIEELHRCGMGGLPMGVMVHTDMALPVLVRFGTPEQHRRYLPAALTGKKVLAIAMTEPWAGSDLAGIRTVARRVEGGWVLDGSKTFITNGAIADLLVVAAKTDPPAGRSGISLFLVERGMPGFRTVRTLDKVGMWSSDTGELLFDQCFVPDGHLLGELHRGFYHLMWELEGERLAIAAAAVAMGQEALDQTLEYVRTRHAFGQPIGRFQALQHRIAEMAAALEAARQLVYAAAWRVEQGRRAVKEIMMAKLVATRTAFEVADEALQMHGGYGYTMEYDVQRIWRDLRLYRIGGGTDEMLREVISREMGLRPSRNRETA